In uncultured Bacteroides sp., one genomic interval encodes:
- a CDS encoding biotin/lipoyl-containing protein has product MEVRIGNRIAEIELLEKDGNNVRLTIDGVEYEVDVTMAENGACSILHDGKSYNAELIRSDNGKNYKINTLFSSYNVDIVDTKAKYLRLRKKEDEKQEDKVVSPMPGKIVKIPVKVGDFVSAGDTVAVIEAMKMQSNYKVTSDCYIKEILVNEGDSVNSDQKLILLDLNVVNA; this is encoded by the coding sequence ATGGAAGTACGTATTGGAAACAGAATAGCAGAGATTGAACTTCTTGAAAAAGATGGCAATAATGTTCGTCTGACAATTGACGGAGTTGAGTATGAAGTTGATGTTACTATGGCCGAGAACGGAGCTTGCTCTATTCTTCACGATGGCAAATCATATAATGCAGAATTAATCCGTTCTGATAATGGTAAAAATTACAAAATAAATACTCTTTTTTCTTCTTATAATGTGGATATTGTTGACACTAAGGCAAAATATCTTCGTCTGAGAAAGAAAGAAGACGAGAAACAAGAGGATAAAGTTGTATCTCCAATGCCAGGTAAAATCGTAAAAATACCAGTGAAAGTTGGTGATTTCGTTTCTGCCGGAGATACTGTTGCTGTAATTGAAGCAATGAAAATGCAAAGTAATTACAAGGTAACATCTGATTGTTATATTAAAGAAATTCTGGTAAATGAAGGTGACTCTGTGAATAGTGACCAAAAACTGATCTTACTGGATTTAAACGTTGTTAATGCATAG
- a CDS encoding acyl-CoA carboxylase subunit beta, with translation MEKEDLYSRFVERNKNAELGGGVSKIEKQHESGKMTARERIDTLLDKGTFVELDKLMVHRCSNFGMDKNKIPGDGVVSGYGKIDGRLVFVYAYDFTVYGGTLSATNSKKIVKVQELALKNGAPVIALNDSGGARIQEGVESLTGYASIFYQNTMASGVIPQISAILGPCAGGACYSPALTDFIFMVKEKSHMFVTGPDVVKTVTHEDVSKEELGGAYTHSSKSGVTHFLSNSEEEVLMGIRELLSFLPSNNMEDAPATTSTDDIHREEESLNTVVPADPNIPYDIKDIIEPVVDDHYFFEVMPHFAKNAVIGFARLGGKSVGIVANQPAYLAGVLDIDASDKISRFIRFCDCFNIPLITFEDVPGFLPGCTQEHNGIIRHGAKIVYAYAEATVPKVTLITRKAYGGAYIVMASKQTGSDVNLAYPNAEIAVMGAEGAVNILYRKADEETKKQAIEDYKENFANPYQAAELGYIDEIILPKQTRFKLIQALDMAHNKMQTNPPKKHGNMPL, from the coding sequence ATGGAAAAAGAAGATTTATATAGCCGCTTTGTTGAAAGAAACAAAAATGCCGAGTTAGGCGGCGGAGTAAGCAAGATAGAAAAACAGCACGAATCTGGTAAGATGACTGCACGCGAACGTATTGATACGCTTCTTGATAAAGGTACATTTGTAGAACTAGATAAATTAATGGTTCACCGTTGTTCAAACTTCGGTATGGACAAGAATAAAATACCTGGAGATGGAGTAGTTTCCGGTTACGGAAAGATTGACGGACGTCTTGTTTTTGTTTATGCTTATGATTTCACTGTTTATGGTGGAACTCTTAGTGCAACTAACTCAAAGAAGATTGTAAAGGTGCAGGAACTGGCACTTAAAAACGGTGCTCCTGTTATTGCTTTGAACGATTCAGGTGGTGCACGTATTCAGGAAGGTGTTGAGAGTCTTACCGGTTATGCTTCTATTTTCTACCAGAATACAATGGCTTCAGGTGTAATTCCTCAGATTTCAGCAATTCTTGGTCCATGTGCCGGAGGTGCTTGCTATTCTCCTGCTTTGACCGACTTTATCTTCATGGTAAAGGAAAAGAGCCACATGTTTGTGACCGGTCCTGATGTAGTTAAGACTGTTACTCACGAAGATGTGAGCAAAGAAGAACTGGGCGGAGCTTATACTCACAGCAGCAAGAGTGGGGTAACTCATTTCCTCAGTAATTCAGAAGAAGAAGTTTTGATGGGAATCCGTGAGCTATTGAGCTTCCTTCCTTCCAACAATATGGAAGATGCTCCTGCTACTACAAGTACAGATGATATTCATCGTGAAGAAGAATCATTAAATACTGTTGTACCTGCAGATCCTAATATTCCTTATGATATCAAAGATATTATTGAACCGGTAGTCGATGATCACTACTTCTTTGAAGTAATGCCTCATTTTGCTAAGAATGCGGTTATTGGTTTTGCTCGTCTGGGTGGAAAATCAGTGGGTATCGTTGCCAATCAGCCAGCTTACCTTGCAGGTGTGCTTGATATTGATGCTTCAGATAAGATTTCACGCTTTATCCGTTTCTGCGACTGCTTCAATATTCCATTGATTACATTCGAAGATGTTCCGGGATTCCTTCCGGGATGCACACAAGAACACAATGGTATTATCCGTCACGGTGCAAAGATTGTTTATGCATACGCTGAGGCTACAGTGCCAAAGGTTACTTTGATTACTCGTAAGGCTTATGGTGGTGCATATATCGTTATGGCCAGCAAGCAAACCGGCTCTGATGTGAATCTTGCTTATCCAAATGCAGAAATTGCAGTAATGGGAGCAGAAGGCGCTGTTAATATTCTGTATCGCAAGGCCGACGAAGAAACTAAGAAACAAGCAATTGAGGACTACAAAGAAAACTTTGCTAATCCTTATCAGGCAGCTGAATTGGGATATATTGACGAAATTATTCTTCCAAAGCAGACTCGTTTCAAGTTAATTCAGGCATTGGATATGGCACATAACAAAATGCAAACCAATCCGCCAAAGAAACACGGAAACATGCCGTTATAA
- the tsaB gene encoding tRNA (adenosine(37)-N6)-threonylcarbamoyltransferase complex dimerization subunit type 1 TsaB, translated as MPCILHIETSTTVCSVAISEDGLAIFNKEDFNGPSHAVSLGVFVDEALSFADSRAIMFDAVAVSCGPGSYTGLRIGVSMAKGVCYGRNIPLIGIPTLEVLTVPVLLYHDLPEDALLCPMIDARRMEVYAAVYDRALNVKRVISADIVDENSYLEFLNEHPVYFFGNGAAKCREKITHPNAHFIDDISPVAKLMFPLAEKAYAKGDFKDVAYFEPFYLKEFVATKPKNLL; from the coding sequence ATGCCTTGTATTTTACATATTGAAACCTCTACAACCGTTTGTTCGGTTGCTATCAGCGAGGACGGCCTGGCAATCTTCAATAAAGAAGATTTTAATGGCCCGTCTCATGCTGTATCTTTAGGCGTTTTTGTTGATGAAGCACTTTCATTTGCAGATAGTCGGGCAATTATGTTTGATGCTGTGGCTGTAAGCTGCGGCCCCGGATCATATACCGGACTACGAATAGGTGTTTCAATGGCAAAAGGCGTTTGTTACGGACGAAATATTCCGTTAATAGGCATTCCAACCCTGGAAGTGCTTACTGTTCCAGTTCTGTTGTATCATGATTTACCCGAAGATGCTTTGCTTTGTCCTATGATTGATGCACGACGAATGGAAGTTTATGCAGCTGTTTACGATCGTGCGCTTAATGTGAAGCGTGTGATCTCCGCAGATATTGTGGATGAAAATTCTTATCTTGAGTTCCTCAATGAACATCCTGTTTATTTCTTTGGAAACGGAGCCGCTAAGTGCAGAGAAAAGATTACTCATCCAAATGCACACTTCATTGATGATATCTCTCCGGTAGCCAAGCTTATGTTCCCATTGGCGGAGAAAGCTTACGCTAAGGGCGATTTCAAAGACGTTGCCTACTTCGAACCTTTCTACCTGAAAGAATTTGTGGCTACCAAGCCTAAGAATTTGCTGTAA
- a CDS encoding DUF4290 domain-containing protein: MEYNTQQRVLPLPEYGRSIQNMVDHCLTLEDRAERQRCANTIINIMGNMFPHLRDVPDFKHKLWDHLAIMSDFKLDIDFPYEIIKKENLITKPDVIPYPSSKIRYRHYGRTLEKMIKLAADYPEGEEKKQLVTLVANHMKKSFMNWNKDNVDDRKIFEDLIEYTNGKISLDADTIKLMETKAILFRKTKPTNNTRRYSK; the protein is encoded by the coding sequence ATGGAATATAACACTCAACAACGAGTATTACCGCTTCCCGAATACGGACGAAGCATTCAGAACATGGTTGATCATTGCCTGACTCTTGAGGACAGAGCTGAAAGACAACGTTGTGCAAATACAATAATCAATATCATGGGAAATATGTTCCCGCATTTGCGTGATGTGCCCGACTTTAAGCATAAGCTTTGGGATCACCTGGCAATTATGTCCGATTTTAAACTGGATATTGATTTTCCATATGAAATTATCAAGAAAGAGAATCTGATTACTAAACCAGATGTGATTCCTTATCCAAGTTCAAAGATTCGTTATCGTCATTACGGCCGTACTTTGGAAAAGATGATTAAGCTTGCTGCCGATTATCCCGAAGGCGAAGAGAAAAAACAATTGGTTACTTTAGTAGCTAACCATATGAAAAAGAGTTTTATGAACTGGAATAAGGATAATGTTGACGACCGTAAAATATTTGAGGATTTAATTGAATATACAAACGGTAAGATATCACTGGATGCAGATACAATTAAGCTTATGGAAACAAAAGCTATTCTTTTCCGTAAGACTAAGCCAACCAACAACACACGCCGCTACTCAAAATAA
- the murA gene encoding UDP-N-acetylglucosamine 1-carboxyvinyltransferase, producing the protein MASFVIEGGHKLCGEIIPQGAKNEVLQIICATLLTSEEVIVSNIPDILDVNNLIQLMRNMGVTVAKTGVETYSFKAENVDLAYLESDEFLKKCSSLRGSVMLIGPMIARFGKALISKPGGDKIGRRRLDTHFLGIQKLGAEFNYIDDRGVFEIKADQLKGTYLLLDEASVTGTANIVMAAVLAKGTTTIYNAACEPYLQQLCKMLNRMGAKISGIASNLLIIEGVESLGGTTHTVLPDMIEVGSFIGMAAMTRSELTIKNVSYENLGIIPESFRRLGIKLEQRGDDIYIPAQDSYLIDSFMDGSIMTIADAPWPGLTPDLLSVLLVVATQAKGSVLIHQKMFESRLFFVDKLIDMGAQIILCDPHRAVVIGHDHQFTLRGGNMTSPDIRAGIALLIAAMSASGISRINNIEQIDRGYQDIERRLNALGARITRIQE; encoded by the coding sequence ATGGCTTCATTTGTAATAGAAGGAGGACACAAGCTTTGTGGAGAGATTATCCCACAAGGAGCAAAGAACGAAGTACTGCAGATTATTTGTGCAACATTACTAACTTCTGAAGAGGTTATTGTGAGTAACATTCCCGATATCTTGGATGTGAATAATCTTATCCAGTTGATGAGAAACATGGGTGTAACAGTTGCCAAGACAGGAGTTGAAACCTATTCGTTCAAAGCAGAGAATGTGGATCTTGCTTATCTGGAAAGTGATGAGTTCCTGAAAAAGTGTTCCAGCCTTCGTGGATCGGTAATGCTTATTGGCCCGATGATTGCCCGTTTTGGTAAGGCACTGATCTCAAAACCCGGAGGAGACAAAATTGGTCGCCGCCGTTTGGATACTCATTTCCTGGGTATACAGAAGTTAGGTGCCGAATTTAATTATATTGATGACAGAGGTGTTTTTGAAATAAAAGCCGATCAACTTAAAGGTACTTACCTTTTACTTGATGAGGCTTCCGTAACCGGTACTGCAAATATTGTGATGGCTGCTGTATTGGCTAAAGGAACAACAACTATTTATAACGCTGCCTGCGAACCTTATCTGCAACAACTTTGCAAGATGTTGAACAGAATGGGGGCGAAGATTAGTGGAATAGCTTCAAACTTACTCATTATTGAGGGAGTTGAAAGCCTTGGAGGAACTACTCATACCGTTCTTCCAGATATGATTGAAGTAGGAAGTTTTATTGGTATGGCTGCAATGACTCGCAGTGAACTAACCATTAAGAATGTATCTTACGAAAATCTGGGAATTATTCCTGAAAGTTTCCGCCGCTTGGGTATTAAACTGGAACAACGCGGTGATGATATTTATATTCCTGCACAGGATAGCTATCTGATAGACTCATTCATGGATGGTTCTATTATGACTATTGCCGATGCTCCATGGCCGGGACTTACTCCCGACCTTTTAAGTGTGCTGCTTGTGGTGGCTACTCAGGCTAAAGGAAGTGTACTTATTCACCAGAAAATGTTTGAAAGCCGCCTGTTCTTCGTGGATAAACTGATAGACATGGGCGCACAGATTATTTTATGCGACCCTCACCGTGCAGTTGTCATCGGTCATGATCACCAGTTCACGTTGCGTGGCGGAAATATGACCTCTCCTGATATCCGTGCCGGAATTGCTTTGCTTATTGCAGCTATGAGTGCATCGGGAATAAGCCGAATTAATAACATAGAACAGATTGACCGTGGTTACCAGGATATCGAAAGACGACTAAATGCTCTTGGTGCACGCATTACACGTATACAAGAATGA
- the rimM gene encoding ribosome maturation factor RimM (Essential for efficient processing of 16S rRNA): MIKREELYKIGLFNKPHGIHGELSFSFTDDVFDRADCDYFICLLDGIFVPFFIEEYRFRSDSTALVKLEGIDTAEKGRMFTNVEVYFPVKFAEESSVDELAWDYFVGFRVIDKRHGDIGTVVEVDESTINTLFVLDKDGEELLIPAQEEFILDMDHKKKQMTVGLPEGLLSLEDVETLD; this comes from the coding sequence ATGATAAAACGGGAAGAATTATATAAGATAGGTCTTTTTAATAAGCCTCATGGCATTCATGGTGAATTGTCGTTCTCCTTTACAGACGATGTGTTTGATAGGGCAGACTGCGACTATTTCATCTGCTTGCTCGATGGCATCTTTGTTCCGTTTTTCATTGAAGAATACCGCTTTCGGTCGGATTCTACCGCTTTGGTCAAGCTCGAAGGGATAGATACTGCCGAAAAAGGGCGCATGTTTACCAACGTTGAAGTCTATTTCCCAGTGAAGTTTGCCGAAGAGTCTTCAGTAGATGAACTTGCCTGGGATTACTTTGTAGGTTTCAGGGTTATAGATAAGCGTCACGGTGATATAGGTACGGTGGTTGAAGTGGATGAATCAACCATTAATACGCTCTTTGTACTCGATAAAGACGGTGAAGAACTCCTTATCCCTGCTCAGGAAGAGTTTATTCTGGATATGGATCACAAGAAAAAACAAATGACTGTTGGTCTTCCCGAAGGATTATTATCGCTGGAAGATGTAGAGACACTCGACTGA
- a CDS encoding ABC transporter ATP-binding protein yields MPDAIIQTHDLTIGYVTRKGTYPVQIRLSLEVFQGEMVCLIGPNGCGKSTLLRTIAGLQPPLRGEVRIDNLPLGKQSISDKARLLSLVLTDRVEVSNLTVFNLVAMGRNPYTDWLGKLTDYDKQLVNTALSQVHLEGYADHFINELSDGERQRAMIAKALVQDTPVILLDEPTAHLDINNRVEVMMLLHELARQTNKAIVLSTHELDLALQTADKLWLMTPKHGIAVGTPEDLILTNRFQKVFANNSYRFDPSTGNFMVKHAETPQVVSLKAIGTGYRAYWTERALVRNGYKISPEATDFVTVDEATDSWLFSKDGKEYVCSSLQELLAQMELN; encoded by the coding sequence ATGCCCGATGCAATTATACAAACCCACGACTTAACTATCGGATATGTAACCCGAAAGGGCACCTATCCGGTGCAGATACGTCTTTCTCTCGAGGTTTTTCAGGGAGAAATGGTTTGCCTGATTGGCCCCAACGGATGTGGAAAATCAACTCTTTTGCGTACAATAGCCGGACTTCAGCCTCCATTACGTGGAGAAGTCCGTATTGATAACCTTCCCTTAGGAAAACAATCTATTTCAGATAAAGCACGTTTGCTGTCGCTTGTACTTACTGATCGTGTGGAAGTGAGCAACCTCACAGTATTCAACCTGGTGGCAATGGGCAGGAATCCTTATACCGACTGGTTGGGGAAATTAACCGATTACGACAAGCAACTGGTAAATACAGCTCTTTCTCAGGTACACCTCGAAGGATATGCCGATCACTTTATCAATGAACTCTCTGATGGAGAGCGTCAGCGAGCGATGATAGCTAAAGCCCTGGTGCAGGATACTCCGGTTATTTTGCTGGATGAACCCACCGCTCACCTGGATATTAATAACAGGGTAGAGGTGATGATGCTTCTTCATGAACTTGCACGGCAGACAAATAAGGCAATTGTGCTGTCTACTCACGAACTCGATCTTGCTTTGCAAACGGCAGACAAGCTTTGGCTAATGACTCCCAAACATGGCATTGCCGTAGGTACGCCCGAAGATTTGATTCTTACCAATCGTTTTCAGAAAGTATTTGCCAACAACTCTTATCGCTTCGACCCATCAACCGGTAACTTTATGGTAAAACACGCAGAAACTCCCCAGGTGGTATCCCTAAAAGCCATTGGAACAGGCTACCGTGCATACTGGACAGAACGTGCGTTGGTGAGAAATGGTTATAAAATTTCTCCTGAGGCAACAGATTTTGTAACGGTAGATGAAGCTACTGATTCCTGGCTCTTTTCTAAAGATGGCAAAGAATATGTCTGCTCTTCCCTTCAGGAACTTCTGGCTCAAATGGAATTAAATTAA
- a CDS encoding 1-deoxy-D-xylulose-5-phosphate reductoisomerase, which yields MKKQIAILGSTGSIGTQALQVIAEHSDLYEVYALTANNQVELLIEQARKFMPEVVVIANEAKYIQLKEALNDLPIKVYAGDDALAQVVEAAPIDIVLAAMVGFAGLKPTINAIRAKKKIALANKETLVVAGEMINDLAQQFGTAILPVDSEHSAVFQCLVGEVGNNVEKIILTASGGPFRTCTMAQLKTVTKVQALKHPNWDMGAKITIDSASMMNKGFEVIEAKWLFGLKPEQIEVVVHPQSIIHSMVQFEDGAVKAQLGVPDMRVPIQYAFSYPDRLLSSFDRLDFSTCGNLTFEKPDTTRFRNLALAYEALHQAGNMPCIVNAANEIAVAAFLRNRVSFLGMSDVIEKVMQTVSYIKSPMYDDYVATDAEARRVAKEIMNFNI from the coding sequence ATGAAAAAACAAATAGCAATATTAGGATCAACAGGAAGTATAGGCACACAGGCTTTGCAGGTGATAGCCGAACATTCTGATTTATATGAAGTATATGCACTGACAGCCAATAATCAGGTGGAGCTGCTTATTGAACAGGCCCGGAAATTTATGCCCGAGGTTGTTGTCATTGCTAACGAAGCAAAATATATTCAATTAAAAGAAGCATTGAACGATTTGCCTATCAAGGTTTATGCCGGTGATGATGCTTTAGCACAAGTAGTAGAAGCTGCTCCGATTGATATCGTTCTTGCAGCTATGGTTGGTTTTGCCGGACTTAAACCCACTATCAACGCTATTCGTGCAAAGAAGAAAATTGCTCTTGCAAACAAGGAAACACTTGTTGTAGCGGGTGAAATGATAAATGACCTTGCTCAACAGTTTGGTACAGCAATATTGCCGGTGGATTCTGAACATTCGGCTGTTTTTCAGTGCCTGGTAGGAGAGGTAGGAAATAACGTAGAGAAAATAATACTTACCGCTTCAGGAGGACCATTCCGTACTTGCACAATGGCTCAGCTAAAGACTGTAACAAAAGTACAAGCGCTGAAACATCCCAACTGGGATATGGGCGCTAAAATAACTATCGACTCTGCTTCCATGATGAATAAAGGTTTCGAGGTTATTGAAGCTAAATGGTTATTCGGATTGAAGCCGGAGCAAATTGAAGTAGTGGTACATCCTCAGTCAATTATTCACTCTATGGTGCAGTTTGAAGACGGAGCAGTAAAAGCACAACTGGGCGTGCCGGATATGCGTGTGCCAATACAGTACGCTTTTTCGTATCCCGATCGCCTTCTCTCTTCGTTCGACCGCCTGGACTTCTCAACTTGTGGCAATCTTACTTTCGAGAAACCGGATACCACCCGTTTCAGAAATCTGGCTTTAGCTTATGAGGCACTTCACCAGGCAGGAAACATGCCTTGTATTGTGAACGCTGCCAACGAAATTGCCGTAGCTGCTTTTCTTCGTAACAGGGTTAGCTTCCTGGGAATGAGTGATGTTATAGAAA